The nucleotide sequence GGTTTCAGCGCGCGGGTTGGTCGGGCCCCGCTGTCCGCGATCGGCGGACTGGCCGCCCTCACCGCGCTGGGCACCCTTGTCACGCTGGCCGGTCCTGCCAGAGGCGCCCTCGCCGCGCGGGTCGGTCTCGCCGGGCGGGGCGGTGTCACCTCGTGGGAGGCGCCTGGTGGGGCGTGGGCCGTCTAGGACGGCGGCGGCTTGGGCTTCGTCGAGGACTCTGGGGAGGTGGGCCGGGAGTTTGGGGCTGGCGAGGTTCCGGCCTGGGTCGTCGGTGCGGCGGCCGGTGCGTTGGGCCCAGGCGGTCAGGGCCCGGGCGGCGGCGGCCCGGCGGGCGAGGGTGCGGGGCGCGGCGCCGGTGCTGCGTTGGCGGGCCAGCCAGCTTCGGAGTAACGCGAGGTCGAGTGCTTCGAGCTGGTCGGCGCCGGTGCGGGACAGGTGGTCGAGCAGGAGGACGGCGTCCGCTACGTAGGCCCGGAGGGTTGTCGGCGGGTGGCTCCGCTCGTGTTCGAGGTACGCCTCGAATGCGTCCACGGTTTCCGCGAGCGCGGGCGGGAGGGCGGCGCGCAGGTCCGCCACGCGCGGTCGATGCCGAGCCATTCCCCGACCGTGCCCGTCCGACCCGCCTGCCAGCAAGCCGACCCGCCGACTCCATCCCGCCGGCGCCCAGCTCGGCCGCCGACTGCTGTGCCGCCCCTAGCCGCAGAGCGGG is from Cryptosporangium phraense and encodes:
- a CDS encoding tyrosine-type recombinase/integrase; translated protein: MARHRPRVADLRAALPPALAETVDAFEAYLEHERSHPPTTLRAYVADAVLLLDHLSRTGADQLEALDLALLRSWLARQRSTGAAPRTLARRAAAARALTAWAQRTGRRTDDPGRNLASPKLPAHLPRVLDEAQAAAVLDGPRPTRRLPRGDTAPPGETDPRGEGASGRTGQRDKGAQRGEGGQSADRGQRGPTNPRAETGASAEDDPHAEAASLRNSLVLELLYATGVRVSELCGLDIDDVDRERRLLRVLGKGARERSVPYGVPAERVLAAWLDRGRPLLATPRSGPALLLGVRGGRLDPRTARQIVHDRLREVPGAPDLGPHGLRHTAATHLLAGGADLRTVQELLGHATLATTQIYTHVTVDRLRQAYRQAHPRA